From the Campylobacter concisus genome, one window contains:
- a CDS encoding DUF4492 domain-containing protein, with translation MIKNYLNIIASLYIDGFKNMKIGKKLWLLIIIKLIIMFGILKAFIFNETLNTKFQTDEEKSEFVIRNLIKE, from the coding sequence ATGATAAAAAACTACCTAAACATCATTGCCTCTTTATATATAGACGGCTTTAAAAACATGAAAATAGGCAAAAAATTATGGCTTCTCATAATAATAAAGCTTATCATCATGTTTGGAATTTTAAAAGCCTTCATCTTTAACGAGACTCTAAATACCAAATTTCAAACCGACGAAGAAAAAAGCGAATTTGTTATTCGTAATCTAATAAAGGAATAA
- a CDS encoding cytochrome ubiquinol oxidase subunit I: MSEMDFVDWSRAQFALTAIYHFLFVPLTLGLSFIIAIMETIYVKTGDKVWLEITKFWLKLFGINFAIGVATGIIMEFEFGTNWANYSWFVGDIFGAPLAIEGLLAFFMESTFFAIMFFGWDKVSKKFHLLSTWLVAIGSNLSALWILIANGWMQYPIGMKFNPDTARMEMENFFEVALNPLGISKFLHTVTSGYTISAIFVIGISAWFLIQKRHILLAKKSIVVASAFGLITSAFLLLSGDESAYFVAQKQPMKLAAMEGLYKGETNAGLVAAGILNLAKELGDESEPFLLEIKVPYALGIMANRELDSFTPGINDLLYGNSEHNLISVEEKMAKGKVAIEALKNYKEAKKANDESLMKTSLSNLESNLNFLGYGYLKDAKEAVPPVALTFYSFHIMVVLGTYFIALFAITLYLNLSRKYKFENIRAFLWICLFTIPLGYIAAEAGWIVAEVGRQPWVIQDLMTVGVGATNLADSNIKISFILFAVLFTVLLIAEIKIMLKQIKIGFNDHA, encoded by the coding sequence ATGTCTGAGATGGATTTTGTTGACTGGTCTAGGGCTCAGTTTGCGCTGACTGCCATTTACCACTTTTTGTTTGTCCCGCTTACGTTGGGGCTAAGTTTTATCATCGCCATTATGGAGACGATATATGTTAAAACCGGCGATAAAGTCTGGCTTGAGATAACGAAATTTTGGCTAAAGCTCTTTGGTATAAATTTCGCTATCGGTGTGGCTACTGGCATCATCATGGAGTTTGAGTTTGGTACAAACTGGGCGAATTACAGCTGGTTTGTAGGCGATATCTTCGGCGCTCCACTTGCGATAGAAGGCTTACTCGCATTTTTCATGGAGAGTACATTTTTTGCCATTATGTTTTTTGGCTGGGATAAAGTCAGCAAAAAATTTCACCTACTTTCAACCTGGCTTGTCGCGATCGGTTCAAATTTAAGCGCGCTTTGGATCTTGATCGCAAATGGCTGGATGCAATATCCTATCGGCATGAAATTTAACCCAGATACCGCCAGAATGGAGATGGAGAATTTCTTTGAAGTTGCGCTAAATCCTCTTGGAATTAGCAAATTTTTACACACAGTAACTAGTGGCTACACCATCTCAGCTATCTTTGTGATAGGAATTTCTGCTTGGTTTTTGATCCAAAAACGCCACATCTTGCTAGCTAAAAAAAGTATCGTCGTTGCTAGCGCATTTGGACTTATCACTTCGGCATTTTTACTACTTAGCGGCGATGAGAGCGCATATTTTGTAGCTCAAAAGCAGCCTATGAAGCTAGCAGCCATGGAGGGACTTTACAAGGGCGAGACTAACGCTGGTCTAGTTGCCGCTGGTATTTTAAACCTAGCTAAAGAGCTTGGCGACGAGAGCGAGCCATTTTTGCTTGAGATAAAGGTGCCTTACGCACTTGGCATCATGGCAAACAGAGAGCTTGACTCATTTACACCAGGTATAAATGACCTACTTTATGGCAATAGTGAGCACAATCTAATAAGCGTTGAAGAGAAGATGGCAAAGGGCAAAGTAGCTATCGAGGCTCTTAAAAACTACAAAGAAGCCAAAAAAGCAAATGACGAGAGCCTAATGAAAACTTCGCTTTCAAATTTAGAAAGTAACCTAAATTTCTTAGGATATGGCTATCTTAAAGACGCAAAAGAGGCTGTGCCACCAGTTGCGCTTACATTTTATAGCTTCCATATCATGGTTGTACTTGGCACTTACTTCATAGCTCTTTTTGCTATCACTCTTTATCTAAATCTCTCAAGAAAATATAAATTTGAAAACATAAGAGCGTTTTTGTGGATCTGCCTCTTTACCATACCGCTTGGCTATATAGCAGCTGAAGCTGGCTGGATAGTAGCAGAGGTCGGCCGTCAGCCATGGGTGATACAAGATCTCATGACCGTTGGCGTTGGAGCTACGAATTTAGCAGACTCAAATATCAAAATTTCATTTATATTATTTGCTGTTTTATTTACGGTCTTGCTGATTGCTGAGATCAAAATCATGCTTAAGCAAATAAAGATAGGATTTAATGATCATGCATAG
- a CDS encoding cytochrome d ubiquinol oxidase subunit II — protein sequence MMHSLSLENLQIYWWFIVSLLGGLLVFMMFVQGGQSLIFSLGKDELKKDMLINSIGRKWELTFTTLVMFGGACFAAFPLFYATSFGGAYWVWLAILFCFIIQAVSYEYRKKPDNFLGARTYEIFLFINGSLGVILIGMAVSTFFSGSDFVLNEHNFVEWKTPFRGLEALANPYLYLLGIAIFFLSRIGGCLYLMNNIADGEFIQNARKQLLINTVLFLPFFLGFLAWVLTKDGFAYDANGVVSLMPYKYAINLIEMPIVGVLLLVGVVLVLVGIFQGAFTKSIRGIFAYGVGVTLAVTALFLITGLNGTAFYPSFSDLSSSLTIKNASSSHYTLGVMAYVSLLVPVVLAYIIVVWRAIDSKKITQDEIKNDHHAY from the coding sequence ATCATGCATAGTTTAAGCTTAGAAAATTTACAAATTTATTGGTGGTTTATAGTTAGCCTTCTTGGCGGACTTTTGGTCTTTATGATGTTCGTCCAAGGCGGTCAGTCGCTAATCTTTAGCCTTGGCAAAGACGAGCTTAAAAAAGATATGCTCATAAATTCTATCGGTAGAAAATGGGAGCTCACATTTACGACGCTTGTTATGTTTGGAGGCGCGTGCTTTGCGGCGTTCCCGCTATTTTACGCTACTAGCTTTGGTGGTGCTTACTGGGTTTGGCTGGCTATTTTATTTTGCTTTATCATCCAAGCTGTAAGCTACGAGTACCGCAAAAAGCCTGATAACTTCTTGGGCGCTAGAACTTATGAAATTTTCCTTTTCATAAATGGCTCACTTGGCGTTATTCTTATTGGCATGGCGGTTAGTACATTTTTTAGCGGAAGTGACTTTGTGCTAAATGAGCACAATTTTGTCGAGTGGAAGACTCCATTTCGCGGCCTTGAAGCTTTGGCAAATCCTTACTTGTATTTGCTTGGCATAGCGATATTTTTCCTGTCTCGCATAGGTGGCTGCTTATATCTTATGAATAACATCGCTGATGGCGAATTTATACAAAACGCTAGAAAACAGCTACTTATCAACACCGTGCTATTCTTGCCATTTTTTCTAGGATTTCTTGCTTGGGTGCTTACAAAAGACGGCTTTGCATACGACGCAAATGGCGTAGTTAGCCTTATGCCTTACAAATACGCTATAAATTTGATCGAAATGCCTATCGTTGGCGTGCTGCTACTTGTTGGCGTTGTTTTGGTACTTGTTGGAATTTTCCAAGGGGCATTTACAAAAAGTATTCGTGGAATTTTTGCTTATGGCGTTGGCGTAACACTAGCTGTGACTGCACTATTTTTGATAACAGGACTAAATGGCACTGCATTTTATCCATCATTTAGCGACCTCTCTAGCTCGCTAACTATCAAAAATGCAAGCTCTAGCCACTACACACTTGGCGTTATGGCCTATGTTAGCTTGCTAGTACCAGTAGTGCTTGCTTATATCATCGTCGTCTGGCGAGCGATAGATAGCAAGAAGATCACACAAGATGAGATCAAAAACGATCATCACGCATACTAA
- a CDS encoding aryl-sulfate sulfotransferase, with translation MSKNFLGSVALAAILVSGLSIGITPLEAGVLAHHVKVQGELGSVFINPYDVSPLTAIIDRAGKDIKDIHVKVKGKPDGGIDIYYNVSEHALLTHDGVPIWGLYPDYLNEVVVSYTFNGAKKVETYKIYAQPIVTYSRDFRFSHMQKTRVKKVDPAFKNRLYLINNTITSVYKPLDWKNGGAASWNDFTENYIVDTKGEVRWYLDYQKFYDRSERRVMDGGMMMGFHQLKNGDISFGMAQRYLRYDLMGKEIYNRPLPRGYIDLSHEVMPLKDDHALLRVGKYNYHHKDGKISHTIRDHIIEVDSTGKMVEEWDLNEIFGNNVYRSNLIKALDARAVCLNIDMDAKEIKISNDLPFGDITSTGTGRNWAHVNSISYDESDDSIILSLRHQGIVKIGRDKKVKWILASPEGWSEEFKAKVLTPVDSKGNKIKCENSKCEGEFDWSWTQHTAWLTPRYDNKGSIKHLSVFDNGDARGMEQPAFKEDKYSRAVEYKIDEKKGTVEQTWQFGKERGFDFYSAVTSNVEWQKDKNTYFISSSNVNLLRPDKTIKMVLVEIDPKTNEIKFEMDVDSASRDDVAYRAMVIDPEVFSY, from the coding sequence ATGAGCAAGAATTTCTTAGGTTCTGTTGCCCTTGCGGCTATTTTGGTTAGTGGTCTTAGTATAGGTATCACGCCACTAGAGGCTGGAGTCCTGGCTCATCACGTAAAGGTTCAAGGCGAGCTTGGATCAGTCTTTATAAATCCTTATGACGTATCGCCTCTAACTGCTATCATCGATAGAGCTGGCAAAGACATCAAAGATATCCATGTCAAAGTAAAAGGCAAGCCAGATGGCGGTATCGACATCTACTACAACGTCTCAGAGCATGCTTTGCTTACGCATGATGGTGTGCCTATTTGGGGACTTTACCCTGACTATCTAAATGAAGTAGTCGTAAGCTACACATTTAACGGAGCTAAAAAGGTAGAAACATATAAAATTTACGCCCAGCCTATCGTCACATATAGCCGTGATTTTAGATTTTCTCACATGCAAAAGACTCGCGTCAAAAAGGTCGATCCTGCCTTTAAAAACAGGCTCTATCTCATAAATAATACAATTACAAGCGTATATAAACCGCTTGATTGGAAAAATGGTGGAGCTGCTAGCTGGAACGACTTTACCGAAAACTACATCGTAGACACCAAAGGTGAGGTTAGATGGTATCTTGACTATCAGAAATTTTACGACCGCAGCGAGCGCAGAGTGATGGATGGAGGCATGATGATGGGCTTTCATCAGCTAAAAAACGGCGATATCAGCTTTGGCATGGCACAAAGATATCTAAGATATGACCTTATGGGAAAAGAAATTTATAATCGCCCGCTTCCAAGAGGCTACATCGATCTAAGCCATGAAGTTATGCCATTAAAGGATGATCACGCACTTCTTAGGGTTGGCAAATACAACTACCACCACAAAGATGGCAAAATTTCTCACACCATAAGAGACCACATCATAGAGGTCGATAGCACCGGTAAGATGGTCGAAGAGTGGGATTTAAATGAAATTTTTGGCAACAACGTCTACCGCAGCAACCTCATAAAAGCACTTGACGCAAGAGCTGTTTGCCTAAACATCGACATGGACGCAAAGGAGATAAAGATAAGTAATGATCTACCATTTGGCGACATCACCTCTACTGGCACAGGTAGAAACTGGGCTCACGTAAATTCTATCTCATACGATGAGAGCGACGATAGCATCATCCTCTCACTTCGCCACCAAGGCATCGTTAAAATCGGACGCGATAAAAAAGTAAAATGGATATTAGCTTCGCCTGAGGGCTGGAGTGAAGAATTTAAAGCCAAAGTGCTAACTCCAGTCGATAGCAAAGGCAATAAGATAAAATGCGAAAACTCAAAATGCGAGGGCGAATTTGACTGGTCATGGACTCAGCACACCGCATGGCTAACGCCAAGATACGACAACAAAGGCAGTATAAAACACCTAAGTGTCTTTGACAATGGCGATGCAAGGGGCATGGAGCAGCCAGCCTTTAAAGAGGATAAATACTCCCGCGCGGTTGAATATAAGATAGATGAGAAAAAGGGCACGGTTGAACAAACTTGGCAGTTTGGCAAAGAGCGTGGCTTTGACTTTTATAGCGCAGTTACTAGCAACGTCGAGTGGCAAAAAGATAAAAATACCTACTTCATCTCAAGCTCAAATGTAAATTTACTTCGCCCTGACAAGACTATCAAAATGGTCTTAGTTGAGATCGATCCAAAGACAAATGAGATCAAATTTGAGATGGATGTGGACTCTGCTTCAAGAGATGATGTTGCTTATAGGGCGATGGTTATTGATCCAGAGGTATTTAGTTATTAG
- the ilvD gene encoding dihydroxy-acid dehydratase — MRSDIIKKGYTRAPHRSLLRATGLKDDDFAKPFIGVANSFIEIIPGHFFLNKYAQILKDEICKNGCIPFEFNCIGVDDGIAMGHGGMLYSLPSREIIANSIETVMNAHALDALVCMPNCDKIVPGMVMGALRVNVPTVFVSGGPMKKGYTKDGKPIDLATAFEAVGKFETKEIDEAELKDIECNACPSGGSCSGMFTANSMNTLCEAMGIALPGNGTILALTPEREELIRQAARRICEIALDEKFKIRNILNEKAIRNALVVDMAMGGSSNTVLHMLAISREAGVNLDIKELNKISQNIAHIAKISPSLPNVHMEDIGRAGGMNAVIKEISRRDNGMLNLDNLTVSGETLGERVKISDIKDESIIHKVENAYSQVGGLAILFGNLAEQGCVIKTAGIVGERKFSGKAVCFNSQDEAIAGISSGKVDKGDVVVIRYEGPRGGPGMQEMLSPTSLIMGRGLGADVALITDGRFSGATRGLSIGHVSPEAAEGGMIGLLRDGDIIDIDVDKYEINVRLSEAEIAKRRAEFKPVDKPLTSRWLRQYQKLVTNASNGAVLEA, encoded by the coding sequence TTGAGAAGCGACATAATCAAAAAAGGCTACACAAGAGCCCCACACCGCTCACTTTTACGTGCAACTGGGCTAAAAGACGATGACTTTGCTAAACCCTTTATCGGTGTTGCAAACAGCTTTATAGAGATCATACCTGGTCACTTTTTCTTAAACAAATACGCACAAATTTTAAAAGATGAAATTTGCAAAAATGGCTGTATTCCATTTGAGTTTAACTGTATCGGCGTGGATGATGGCATCGCGATGGGGCATGGAGGCATGCTATATAGCTTGCCTAGCCGCGAGATCATCGCAAACTCGATCGAAACCGTGATGAACGCTCACGCACTTGATGCACTTGTTTGTATGCCAAACTGCGACAAGATCGTCCCTGGTATGGTTATGGGTGCTTTAAGGGTCAATGTCCCAACCGTGTTTGTAAGCGGTGGCCCAATGAAAAAGGGCTACACAAAAGATGGCAAGCCAATTGATCTTGCGACTGCGTTTGAGGCGGTTGGTAAATTTGAGACCAAAGAGATAGACGAGGCTGAGCTAAAAGATATTGAGTGCAACGCATGTCCAAGCGGTGGCAGCTGTAGCGGTATGTTTACAGCAAATTCCATGAACACGCTTTGTGAAGCGATGGGCATAGCACTCCCTGGCAACGGCACTATCCTAGCGCTAACTCCAGAGCGTGAGGAGCTTATTAGACAGGCTGCTCGTAGAATCTGTGAGATCGCACTTGATGAGAAATTTAAAATCAGAAACATACTAAATGAAAAAGCGATCCGCAACGCGCTTGTCGTTGATATGGCGATGGGCGGCAGCAGCAACACCGTTCTTCACATGCTAGCTATCTCAAGAGAGGCTGGCGTAAATTTAGATATCAAAGAGCTAAATAAGATCAGCCAAAATATCGCTCACATCGCTAAGATCAGCCCAAGCTTACCAAATGTGCATATGGAGGACATCGGTAGAGCTGGTGGTATGAATGCGGTGATAAAAGAAATTTCACGCAGAGATAATGGCATGCTAAATTTAGACAATCTCACAGTTAGTGGCGAAACTTTGGGAGAGCGTGTAAAGATAAGTGACATCAAAGATGAGAGTATCATTCACAAAGTAGAAAACGCCTATTCGCAAGTTGGCGGACTTGCCATTTTATTTGGAAATTTAGCCGAGCAAGGCTGTGTCATCAAGACAGCTGGCATCGTTGGCGAGCGTAAATTTAGCGGCAAAGCGGTCTGCTTTAACTCACAAGATGAAGCTATAGCTGGCATCTCAAGTGGCAAAGTAGATAAAGGCGATGTCGTCGTCATCCGCTACGAAGGTCCACGCGGAGGCCCTGGCATGCAAGAGATGCTAAGCCCTACTTCACTCATCATGGGACGAGGCCTTGGCGCAGACGTGGCGCTCATCACAGATGGTCGCTTTAGCGGGGCGACAAGGGGTCTAAGTATCGGTCACGTAAGCCCAGAAGCGGCTGAAGGCGGTATGATAGGCTTGCTACGAGACGGCGACATCATCGATATAGACGTCGATAAATACGAGATAAACGTTCGCCTAAGCGAAGCCGAGATCGCAAAGAGAAGAGCGGAATTTAAGCCAGTCGATAAACCGCTAACATCTCGCTGGTTAAGGCAGTATCAAAAGCTAGTCACGAATGCAAGCAACGGAGCAGTGCTAGAAGCATAA
- the rmuC gene encoding DNA recombination protein RmuC, with translation MQQDFYFYAAIFLGVLFLIAIFVIYSFNRDKLELKRNLTQKEQENFEISSNLTNLVSKNSENLQLISEQKARLMSNHERIDELISEIDALKTKIAQKDEAEDAMERVINELKESIGTANERAKNNEANFTATLAELNQNKNALAEASERENRLKRDMAVLRNEIEAKENSLKEQEANLLKVKNELNLEFSNLANKIFEEKSANFTQNSQNSLDLLLKPLKEQISTFQERVNAVHDESVKGMSALGTQIKHISEIGISMSKEANSLATALKGSNKTLGNWGEIQLERTFEASGLVKDEHYLTQQNFKNEEGKRLIPDFIVKIPDGKHLIVDSKVSLIAYEKAITASNEEELKLALKEHIASMKNHIDSLNSKNYGEIVPDSPDFVLMFIPIEPAYIEAMKFDSSLFDYAFQKRVILVSHTTLMPILRTVANLWRIERGNEEAKNIVKSAIKIYDKVRNVAEHMNRLSNTLNTANKHFNALASSFSGRDGLISRLENFKRLSPDDQKDIEVKEIGVNNELEKED, from the coding sequence ATGCAACAAGATTTCTATTTTTATGCTGCCATATTTTTAGGAGTACTATTTTTGATTGCGATATTTGTCATCTATTCATTTAATAGAGACAAACTCGAGCTAAAAAGAAATTTGACACAAAAAGAGCAAGAAAATTTTGAAATTTCATCAAATCTAACAAATTTAGTATCTAAAAATAGTGAAAATCTGCAACTAATTAGCGAGCAAAAAGCAAGGCTTATGTCAAATCACGAGCGAATAGACGAGCTCATCAGTGAGATCGATGCGCTAAAAACCAAAATAGCACAAAAAGACGAAGCCGAAGATGCGATGGAGCGCGTGATAAATGAGCTTAAAGAGAGTATCGGTACAGCAAATGAAAGGGCCAAGAATAACGAGGCAAATTTCACTGCAACTCTAGCCGAGCTAAATCAAAATAAAAATGCTTTAGCTGAAGCAAGTGAGAGAGAAAATAGATTAAAACGTGATATGGCTGTGCTTAGAAATGAAATAGAAGCAAAAGAAAATAGTCTAAAAGAGCAAGAGGCAAATTTATTAAAAGTAAAAAATGAGTTAAATTTAGAATTTTCTAATCTTGCAAATAAAATATTTGAAGAAAAAAGTGCGAATTTCACACAAAATAGCCAAAATTCTTTAGATCTTTTACTAAAGCCACTAAAGGAGCAAATTTCAACCTTTCAAGAGCGCGTAAATGCAGTCCACGACGAATCAGTTAAAGGCATGAGCGCACTAGGAACACAGATTAAACACATAAGTGAAATTGGTATCTCGATGTCAAAAGAGGCAAACTCGTTAGCCACTGCATTAAAAGGTAGCAATAAAACACTTGGAAACTGGGGTGAAATACAGCTTGAACGCACATTTGAGGCTTCTGGACTTGTAAAAGATGAGCATTACTTGACGCAACAAAATTTCAAAAACGAAGAAGGCAAACGTCTTATTCCTGATTTTATAGTAAAGATACCAGATGGCAAGCATCTAATAGTTGATTCTAAAGTCTCACTTATAGCTTACGAAAAGGCTATCACAGCTAGCAACGAAGAGGAGCTAAAATTAGCATTGAAAGAGCATATTGCTTCTATGAAAAATCACATAGATAGCTTAAATAGCAAAAATTACGGTGAGATCGTACCTGATAGTCCTGATTTTGTATTGATGTTTATACCAATTGAGCCAGCATATATCGAGGCTATGAAATTTGATAGTTCCCTTTTTGACTACGCATTTCAAAAGCGCGTAATACTAGTATCTCACACTACGCTTATGCCTATTCTTCGCACAGTGGCAAATTTATGGCGAATAGAGCGTGGCAATGAAGAGGCCAAAAATATCGTAAAGAGTGCGATTAAAATTTATGATAAAGTCCGCAATGTGGCCGAGCACATGAATAGGCTTAGCAATACACTAAATACTGCAAATAAACATTTTAACGCCCTTGCATCAAGTTTTAGTGGTAGAGATGGTCTTATCAGTAGACTTGAAAATTTTAAACGTTTGTCTCCAGACGATCAAAAAGATATAGAAGTAAAAGAGATCGGCGTAAATAACGAATTAGAAAAAGAGGATTAG
- a CDS encoding DUF5339 domain-containing protein, translated as MKKSLLVLATLGFALSLNAADLTDTCKSYFSDIDKMVEAYKQAGQEQQVKMYEDQKKQSMDQLASLPKEQQDATCKQAKEMFAQVMDQMKKQGLLK; from the coding sequence ATGAAAAAATCACTTTTAGTTTTAGCTACTCTTGGCTTTGCACTAAGCCTAAACGCTGCGGATCTTACAGATACTTGCAAGTCTTACTTCTCAGACATCGACAAAATGGTCGAAGCTTACAAACAAGCTGGTCAAGAGCAACAAGTAAAAATGTATGAAGATCAAAAGAAACAATCAATGGATCAACTAGCTTCTTTACCAAAAGAGCAACAAGACGCTACTTGCAAACAAGCTAAAGAGATGTTTGCTCAAGTAATGGATCAAATGAAAAAACAAGGTCTTTTAAAATAA
- a CDS encoding ferritin family protein — translation MRQYETYKCEKCGNEIEVQKVGGGTLTCCGEEMKCVTENLTAVNLMKAFAGESQARNKYELYGDLAKEAGYHAIARHFYEAAENEKWHARAEFKKYHEMMNDPIDKMDKNLLDAAAGENYEHTTMYPDFAKIAKEEELRDVERLFNAIGKVEVEHEREYLELKKMLDEEGFFESDEEDIWVCEVCGHVHRGKKAPGACPLCKAPKEYFKREFLG, via the coding sequence ATGAGACAGTACGAAACATACAAATGCGAAAAATGCGGCAACGAAATCGAAGTACAAAAAGTTGGTGGCGGCACATTAACCTGTTGCGGCGAAGAGATGAAGTGCGTGACTGAAAATTTAACAGCGGTAAATTTGATGAAGGCATTTGCTGGCGAGTCACAAGCTAGAAACAAATATGAGCTTTACGGCGACCTAGCCAAAGAAGCAGGCTATCACGCGATAGCCAGACACTTTTACGAGGCAGCTGAGAACGAGAAATGGCACGCGAGGGCTGAATTTAAGAAATATCACGAGATGATGAACGATCCGATCGATAAGATGGATAAAAATTTACTTGACGCTGCAGCTGGCGAAAACTACGAGCATACGACGATGTATCCAGACTTTGCAAAGATCGCAAAAGAAGAAGAGCTAAGAGATGTTGAGAGGCTATTTAACGCGATCGGCAAGGTTGAAGTAGAGCATGAAAGAGAGTATTTAGAGCTTAAAAAGATGCTTGATGAAGAGGGCTTTTTTGAGAGCGACGAAGAAGATATCTGGGTTTGCGAGGTGTGCGGACACGTTCATAGAGGCAAAAAAGCTCCAGGCGCTTGCCCACTTTGCAAAGCTCCAAAAGAGTATTTTAAGCGCGAATTCTTAGGCTAA
- a CDS encoding DUF2798 domain-containing protein: MIPAKFYKYVFAFIMSAFMAFFMSFVLTYLNLGFIDGFVKIWLIAYVKAFVVAYPVLLLVSPFVTKLTQILCKE, translated from the coding sequence ATGATACCAGCAAAATTTTATAAATATGTTTTTGCGTTTATAATGTCAGCATTTATGGCGTTTTTTATGTCATTTGTGCTGACATATCTAAACCTTGGTTTTATTGATGGCTTTGTTAAAATTTGGCTAATCGCCTACGTAAAAGCCTTTGTAGTAGCTTATCCTGTGCTTTTGCTAGTCTCTCCATTTGTAACAAAACTCACACAAATTTTATGTAAAGAATAA
- a CDS encoding NAD(P)H-dependent oxidoreductase, which produces MSEILVVSGHTDLENSFVNKIILSELKKYVPEAKFDILSELYKNYAIDVKAEQEKLVKADVIVLVYPFFWYGVPSLLQKWFEDVLVHGFSHGSKGDKLRGKKLVLSFTSGAPEELYKKEALQRYEIEEFLPPLKALANTCGMEFAGYIYSGGLSYQSRHDEAKFALMRQKALNHAKRLGELIGKIS; this is translated from the coding sequence ATGAGTGAAATTTTAGTTGTATCAGGTCACACTGACCTTGAAAATTCTTTTGTAAATAAGATAATTTTGAGTGAGCTAAAAAAGTACGTGCCAGAGGCTAAATTTGACATATTAAGTGAGCTTTATAAAAACTACGCTATCGATGTAAAAGCCGAGCAAGAAAAGCTAGTAAAGGCTGATGTGATCGTGCTTGTTTATCCATTTTTCTGGTACGGCGTGCCGTCACTTTTACAAAAGTGGTTTGAAGATGTGCTAGTTCATGGCTTCTCTCATGGCAGCAAGGGAGATAAGCTACGTGGCAAGAAGCTGGTGCTTTCATTTACCTCTGGAGCGCCTGAGGAACTTTATAAAAAAGAAGCGCTTCAGCGATACGAGATAGAGGAATTTTTGCCACCACTTAAGGCACTAGCAAATACTTGCGGGATGGAGTTTGCAGGATATATTTATAGTGGAGGGCTTTCGTATCAGAGTAGGCACGATGAGGCAAAGTTTGCTTTGATGAGGCAAAAGGCGCTCAATCATGCAAAAAGACTAGGCGAGTTGATAGGTAAAATTTCATGA
- a CDS encoding putative quinol monooxygenase, whose protein sequence is MTNLSLKAKSDAKFEKIIKKYMQKSVDDAAFAQFAFSQKEAPNKWILVEIYKDEASFESYRHSENYKAYAKERAGLIDEFDGFALKNETSFSKVKF, encoded by the coding sequence ATGACGAATTTAAGCCTAAAAGCAAAAAGCGATGCGAAATTTGAAAAGATCATTAAAAAATATATGCAAAAAAGCGTAGATGACGCTGCATTTGCGCAGTTTGCCTTTAGTCAAAAAGAGGCACCTAATAAGTGGATCTTGGTTGAAATTTACAAAGACGAAGCTAGCTTTGAGAGCTACCGCCACAGCGAAAACTACAAGGCTTACGCCAAAGAGCGAGCTGGACTTATAGATGAATTTGATGGCTTTGCTCTCAAAAACGAGACTTCATTTAGCAAGGTAAAATTTTAG
- a CDS encoding putative quinol monooxygenase, translating into MIKKLFLLAILAVFAFGAEAKVSLHELLSTPNNKTLLKELGRENILNSKSEPGTQAIFFMSAKSKPELFYVLEFYKDETAYKKHVASAHYKKFASASAEILASKKAFSVKNGPLFLKI; encoded by the coding sequence ATGATAAAAAAGCTATTTTTACTAGCGATTTTGGCGGTTTTTGCCTTTGGGGCGGAGGCGAAAGTGAGCTTACACGAGCTGCTTTCAACGCCAAATAATAAGACTTTGCTAAAAGAGCTTGGCAGAGAAAATATTCTAAACTCAAAGAGTGAGCCAGGCACACAGGCGATATTTTTCATGAGCGCAAAGAGTAAGCCGGAGCTATTTTATGTGCTTGAGTTTTACAAGGACGAGACGGCTTATAAAAAACACGTAGCCTCAGCGCACTACAAGAAATTTGCAAGTGCGAGCGCTGAAATTTTAGCTAGTAAAAAGGCTTTTAGCGTAAAAAATGGGCCGCTTTTTCTAAAAATTTAA